From the genome of Lotus japonicus ecotype B-129 chromosome 6, LjGifu_v1.2, one region includes:
- the LOC130724439 gene encoding dihydroneopterin aldolase 2-like isoform X1 — MASSQSYNLYLGLELFVILFSQVFAHVPPEAEATIPGRKMVLDGRISLEKFVRAVHFLESRMKGTMMIPPRLYAEMPSDKLLLSGLLFFGFHGALVEERKQGQKFLVDIEAWTDLKPPGKSDNLSDSVDYTKIYGIAKEVLEGPPYYLMESVAQKIAITVLTNYPQISDVRLKVAKPHVAVHGQLDYIGVEIIRHRSDLPV, encoded by the exons ATGGCTTCCTCACAGTCATATAATCTGTACCTTGGTCTGGAGCTTTTTGtcattctcttttctcaagTTTTTGCTCATGTACCGCCTGAGGCTGAGGCTACTATTCCAG GGAGAAAGATGGTATTGGACGGGCGTATCAGTTTGGAAAAATTCGTGAGAGCCGTACATTTTCTAGAGAGTAGGATGAAGGGTACCATGATGATTCCCCCTCGTCTATATG CAGAAATGCCATCTGACAAACTGTTACTGAGTGGATTGTTATTTTTTGGTTTTCACGGAGCATTGGTCGAAGAAAGGAAGCAGGGCCAGAAGTTTTTGGTAGATATAGAGGCTTGGACTGATCTCAAGCCACCTGGCAAATCTGACAATTTGTCTGATTCAGTTGATTATACAAAAATATATGG GATAGCCAAGGAAGTTCTTGAAGGGCCACCTTACTACCTTATGGAGTCTGTAGCCCAAAAAATTGCAATCACTGTTCTTACAAATTATCCACAGATATCTGATGTTCGTCTGAAGGTTGCAAAGCCTCATGTTGCAGTTCATGGTCAACTTGATTACATAGGCGTTGAGATCATTAGACACAGAAGTGATTTGCCTGTGTAG
- the LOC130724439 gene encoding dihydroneopterin aldolase 2-like isoform X2, translating to MASSQSYNLYLGLELFVILFSQVFAHVPPEAEATIPGRKMVLDGRISLEKFVRAVHFLESRMKGTMMIPPRLYEMPSDKLLLSGLLFFGFHGALVEERKQGQKFLVDIEAWTDLKPPGKSDNLSDSVDYTKIYGIAKEVLEGPPYYLMESVAQKIAITVLTNYPQISDVRLKVAKPHVAVHGQLDYIGVEIIRHRSDLPV from the exons ATGGCTTCCTCACAGTCATATAATCTGTACCTTGGTCTGGAGCTTTTTGtcattctcttttctcaagTTTTTGCTCATGTACCGCCTGAGGCTGAGGCTACTATTCCAG GGAGAAAGATGGTATTGGACGGGCGTATCAGTTTGGAAAAATTCGTGAGAGCCGTACATTTTCTAGAGAGTAGGATGAAGGGTACCATGATGATTCCCCCTCGTCTATATG AAATGCCATCTGACAAACTGTTACTGAGTGGATTGTTATTTTTTGGTTTTCACGGAGCATTGGTCGAAGAAAGGAAGCAGGGCCAGAAGTTTTTGGTAGATATAGAGGCTTGGACTGATCTCAAGCCACCTGGCAAATCTGACAATTTGTCTGATTCAGTTGATTATACAAAAATATATGG GATAGCCAAGGAAGTTCTTGAAGGGCCACCTTACTACCTTATGGAGTCTGTAGCCCAAAAAATTGCAATCACTGTTCTTACAAATTATCCACAGATATCTGATGTTCGTCTGAAGGTTGCAAAGCCTCATGTTGCAGTTCATGGTCAACTTGATTACATAGGCGTTGAGATCATTAGACACAGAAGTGATTTGCCTGTGTAG